The Prionailurus viverrinus isolate Anna unplaced genomic scaffold, UM_Priviv_1.0 scaffold_35, whole genome shotgun sequence genome window below encodes:
- the SP6 gene encoding transcription factor Sp6 yields MLTAVCGSLGSQHTDAPHASPPRLDLQPLQTYQGHTSPEAGDYPSPLQPGELQSLPLGPEVDFSQGYELPGASSRVTCEDLESDSPLAPGPFSKLLQPDMSHHYESWFRPTHPGTEDGSWWDLHPGTSWMDLPHTQGALTSPGHPGALQAGLGGYVGDHQLCAPPPHPHPHHLLPAAGGQHLLGPPDGAKALEAAAPESQGLDSSLDGAARPKGSRRSVPRSSGQTVCRCPNCLEAERLGAPCGPDGGKKKHLHNCHIPGCGKAYAKTSHLKAHLRWHSGDRPFVCNWLFCGKRFTRSDELQRHLQTHTGTKKFPCAVCSRVFMRSDHLAKHMKTHEGAKEEAAGAAAGEGKASGAVEPAGGKGKREAEGGAAPSN; encoded by the coding sequence ATGCTAACCGCTGTCTGCGGCTCTCTGGGCAGCCAGCACACGGACGCGCCTCACGCCTCCCCGCCGCGCCTCGACCTGCAGCCTCTCCAAACATACCAGGGCCACACGAGCCCGGAGGCCGGGGACTACCCCTCCCCGCTGCAGCCTGGGGAGCTGCAGAGCCTCCCGCTGGGCCCTGAGGTGGACTTCTCACAGGGCTATGAGCTGCCGGGGGCCTCCTCTCGGGTAACCTGCGAGGACCTGGAAAGCGACAGTCCCTTGGCCCCGGGACCCTTTTCCAAGCTCCTGCAGCCGGACATGTCCCACCATTACGAATCGTGGTTCCGGCCAACTCACCCAGGCACTGAGGATGGCTCCTGGTGGGACCTTCATCCGGGCACCAGCTGGATGGACCTCCCCCACACTCAGGGCGCGCTCACCTCGCCTGGCCACCCCGGGGCGCTTCAGGCTGGCTTGGGGGGCTACGTCGGAGACCACCAGCTTTGCGCACCGCCTCCCCACCCGCACCCGCACCACCTCCTCCCAGCCGCCGGAGGGCAGCACCTCCTGGGGCCTCCCGACGGGGCCAAGGCCTTGGAAGCGGCCGCCCCGGAGTCCCAGGGGCTGGATTCCAGTCTGGACGGAGCAGCCCGGCCCAAAGGCTCCCGGCGGTCAGTGCCCCGCAGCTCAGGCCAGACCGTGTGCCGCTGCCCCAATTGCCTGGAGGCGGAGCGACTGGGGGCTCCGTGCGGGCCCGACGGGGGCAAGAAGAAGCATTTGCACAACTGCCACATCCCGGGCTGCGGGAAAGCCTACGCCAAGACGTCGCACCTGAAGGCGCACCTGCGCTGGCACAGCGGCGACCGTCCCTTCGTGTGCAACTGGCTCTTCTGCGGCAAGCGCTTCACGCGCTCCGACGAGCTGCAGCGCCACCTCCAGACCCACACGGGCACCAAGAAGTTCCCCTGTGCCGTCTGCAGCCGCGTCTTCATGCGCAGCGACCACCTGGCCAAACACATGAAAACCCACGAGGGCGCCAAGGAGGAGGCTGCCGGGGCGGCCGCGGGCGAGGGCAAGGCCAGCGGAGCGGTGGAGCCCGCCGGGGGCAAAGGCAAGCGGGAGGCCGAGGGCGGCGCGGCTCCCTCCAACTGA